One part of the Acidobacteriota bacterium genome encodes these proteins:
- a CDS encoding energy transducer TonB: protein MTSPTTYDQLDNAITLMLAEPETALPTLDAEASGLLELAAELRSLPRPEFHAALENDLRYALGLPLRPKLPPIVRRPAAQIAPEQALPTLFGAGPATYPVRQRNFALSMAVHAAMIALVLGSTMFVAKVSSTKHQNVTALVSPELSEYNLPISDGKAGGGGGGGDRDKLDASAGRLPKASLSQVTPPSAVIRNPNPALAVEPTVVMPNINVPQPNLAALGDPLARLDRPPSNGTGSGGGIGSGDGGGVGSGRGPGVGPGWGGGIGGGAYRVGGGVSAPRAIYAPDPDYSEEARKAKYQGSVVLWLIVGPDGRPRDVKVVRSLGMGLDEKAVEAVRTWKFEPALKDGRAVPVQVNIEVSFRLY from the coding sequence ATGACTAGCCCCACCACCTACGACCAACTCGATAACGCCATCACGCTCATGCTCGCCGAGCCGGAGACAGCACTGCCCACGCTCGATGCCGAGGCGAGCGGACTGCTCGAGCTCGCCGCCGAGCTGCGCAGCCTGCCTCGTCCGGAATTCCATGCCGCACTCGAGAATGACCTGCGCTACGCGCTCGGCCTGCCACTGCGTCCCAAGCTGCCCCCGATTGTTCGTCGGCCTGCGGCGCAAATCGCACCGGAACAAGCGCTGCCGACGCTGTTCGGCGCCGGTCCCGCAACCTATCCCGTGCGACAAAGAAACTTTGCGCTCTCCATGGCGGTGCATGCCGCGATGATTGCGCTGGTGCTCGGCTCCACCATGTTCGTCGCGAAGGTCAGCAGCACGAAACATCAGAATGTGACTGCGCTCGTGAGCCCGGAGCTGAGTGAGTACAACCTGCCGATCAGTGATGGGAAAGCTGGTGGCGGCGGTGGAGGCGGCGACCGCGACAAGCTCGATGCTTCTGCCGGACGCCTGCCGAAGGCTTCGCTGAGCCAAGTGACACCGCCGAGCGCGGTCATCCGCAATCCGAATCCGGCGCTCGCGGTAGAGCCGACAGTCGTTATGCCGAACATCAACGTGCCGCAGCCTAACCTGGCCGCGCTCGGTGATCCGCTGGCGCGCCTCGACCGACCGCCATCGAATGGCACCGGCTCGGGCGGTGGCATCGGCAGTGGCGATGGCGGCGGCGTGGGTAGCGGCCGCGGCCCCGGCGTTGGCCCTGGATGGGGAGGTGGCATCGGCGGTGGCGCATACCGCGTAGGTGGAGGAGTAAGCGCGCCGCGCGCCATCTACGCGCCTGATCCGGATTACTCCGAAGAAGCGCGCAAGGCGAAGTATCAGGGCTCCGTCGTGCTGTGGTTGATCGTGGGGCCGGATGGCCGGCCGCGCGACGTGAAGGTCGTCCGCTCGCTCGGCATGGGTCTCGATGAGAAAGCGGTCGAGGCCGTCCGCACATGGAAGTTCGAGCCCGCGTTAAAAGATGGCAGGGCGGTGCCCGTGCAGGTGAACATCGAGGTGAGCTTCCGGCTTTATTGA
- a CDS encoding protein kinase, with translation MQTIGKYEVLEVIGHGGMGVVYRARDAAIGRHVALKVMGAALAQQGELRERFLREARAAGNLQHPNIVVIYDLGEDNGAPYIAMEYLAGEPLDKALAANTLTTKAKLEIFALICDGLHFAHQSGVIHRDVKPANVILPTKGGAKLVDFGIARTGDAGITRTGMMIGTVAYMAPEQLKAKPVDARSDVFSAGAMLYEMLAGKLPFEGESTAETMMRILQEEPPELKAEGVVSPQSLAKLVGRALEKEPADRYQTAREFGEAVRDYLLAQELSGMRATSIRPLPDVSQLREPAATVAPAPTRMSAAPPVSAPKATAMDPAAQPAHATRATSLRSGEGRGSGKKVMFIAAALIAIFVVALVWSKRERQDAQSAASEVTAAATSLGAAPGVTPASPANQPAATAPASSPASTPTPTPAAPVVKSESKQAEPTPAKLVPTPPLPTMQTTASGVKYWDTKEGTGAVATKGKTVTVLYSGHLTDGTPFGSANAGKPFEFPLGKGMMIKGWEEGIEGMKVGGKRRLRVPPEAGYGATGIGGEIPPNSTLIFDVQLLAVK, from the coding sequence TTGCAGACCATTGGGAAATACGAGGTCCTGGAAGTCATCGGCCATGGCGGGATGGGCGTGGTCTACCGCGCCCGCGACGCTGCTATCGGACGCCACGTCGCACTCAAGGTGATGGGCGCTGCTCTTGCCCAGCAAGGCGAGTTGCGCGAGCGCTTCCTGCGTGAGGCGCGCGCCGCCGGCAACCTGCAACATCCCAACATCGTGGTGATCTACGACCTCGGCGAGGACAATGGCGCGCCCTACATCGCCATGGAATACCTGGCGGGCGAGCCGCTCGATAAAGCGCTGGCCGCAAACACGCTGACCACCAAAGCCAAGCTCGAGATCTTCGCGCTCATCTGCGATGGGCTGCACTTCGCGCACCAGAGCGGCGTGATCCATCGCGACGTGAAGCCGGCCAACGTGATCCTGCCGACAAAAGGAGGCGCGAAGCTGGTGGACTTTGGCATCGCGCGCACCGGCGATGCCGGCATCACGCGCACCGGCATGATGATCGGCACGGTGGCCTACATGGCGCCCGAACAGCTCAAGGCCAAGCCGGTGGACGCGCGGTCAGACGTTTTCTCCGCCGGCGCCATGCTCTACGAGATGCTCGCCGGCAAACTTCCCTTCGAGGGCGAATCCACCGCCGAGACCATGATGCGGATCCTGCAGGAAGAGCCACCGGAACTGAAGGCCGAGGGCGTAGTGTCGCCCCAGTCGCTAGCCAAGCTGGTGGGCCGCGCGCTCGAGAAAGAGCCGGCAGACCGTTACCAGACCGCGCGCGAGTTTGGCGAGGCGGTGCGCGATTACTTGCTGGCGCAGGAGCTCAGCGGGATGAGGGCGACTTCTATCCGCCCGCTTCCGGATGTGTCGCAGCTGCGCGAACCGGCGGCCACAGTGGCTCCGGCGCCGACGCGCATGAGCGCGGCGCCACCCGTGAGCGCTCCGAAAGCTACCGCGATGGATCCTGCGGCGCAGCCCGCGCACGCGACGAGGGCCACTTCGCTTCGCAGCGGCGAAGGTCGAGGGTCTGGAAAGAAGGTGATGTTTATCGCGGCGGCGCTCATCGCGATATTCGTTGTCGCGCTCGTCTGGAGCAAGAGGGAGAGGCAAGACGCGCAGTCAGCAGCGTCGGAAGTGACAGCGGCGGCGACGTCGCTGGGCGCGGCACCGGGTGTGACTCCGGCGAGCCCGGCCAACCAACCGGCAGCAACGGCGCCTGCGTCGTCGCCTGCGTCAACGCCGACTCCAACGCCAGCGGCGCCCGTCGTCAAATCCGAGTCCAAGCAGGCCGAGCCGACTCCCGCCAAGTTGGTGCCGACCCCTCCGTTGCCGACGATGCAGACCACCGCGTCAGGCGTGAAGTACTGGGACACGAAGGAAGGTACCGGCGCCGTGGCGACCAAGGGCAAGACGGTCACGGTGCTGTACAGCGGACACCTGACCGATGGGACGCCGTTCGGCAGCGCTAACGCCGGGAAACCGTTCGAGTTTCCGCTCGGGAAGGGCATGATGATCAAGGGTTGGGAGGAAGGCATCGAGGGCATGAAGGTCGGCGGGAAGCGCAGGCTGCGCGTCCCGCCGGAAGCCGG
- a CDS encoding M20/M25/M40 family metallo-hydrolase, protein MNRRELLYGAAMSGVAMALPRAAFTQQDDLAPITSEIQKRHDETVQRLQQWIRQPSIAAENRGMNEGCALTMQMLKDAGFQSVTKLPTDGEPGIFATLDAGAPRTLGLYFMYDVKQVDPAEWSSPPWDAALVDKPGFGKVVMGRGAVNQKGPEAAFIAALHAIRGAGRKLPVNLVLVAEGEEEIGSPHFPQVVRRPEVLAALKHVEGIFMPSASQAPDGSVTLTLGAKGVIECELTSSGELWGRGPAKDIHSSLKARVDSPAWHLVKALSTLVSEDGNDPAIAGFADKARPLSAAEKQMIAVAAKRMNEEVAKKSLGVKHWIHDVSFQESLEMLMSRPTVNIEGLVGGYTGPGGKTILPHQAVAKLDLRLVPDMKASEALAALKAHLVKHGYGDINVNMTGGYDPNSTPADAKIIKVQERVYKRAGIDPILLPRNAGSWPGYVFTGEPLHLGAGHFGLGHGSGAHAPDEYYVIESSNPKVQGIDGAVRSYVEFLYELAA, encoded by the coding sequence ATGAACCGGCGAGAGCTTCTTTATGGCGCAGCGATGAGCGGGGTGGCGATGGCGCTGCCGCGCGCGGCCTTCACCCAGCAGGACGACCTGGCTCCGATCACGAGCGAGATCCAGAAGCGGCACGACGAGACCGTGCAGCGGCTGCAGCAGTGGATCCGGCAGCCTTCGATCGCGGCGGAGAACCGCGGCATGAACGAAGGTTGCGCCCTGACCATGCAGATGCTAAAGGATGCCGGCTTCCAGTCCGTTACCAAGCTTCCTACCGATGGAGAGCCAGGGATCTTCGCCACGCTCGACGCCGGCGCGCCCCGCACGCTCGGCCTCTACTTCATGTACGACGTGAAGCAGGTCGATCCGGCCGAGTGGTCGTCACCGCCGTGGGATGCGGCCCTGGTCGACAAGCCGGGCTTCGGCAAAGTGGTTATGGGCCGCGGCGCGGTGAACCAGAAAGGCCCGGAGGCGGCCTTCATCGCGGCGCTCCACGCCATCCGCGGCGCCGGACGCAAGCTGCCGGTGAACCTCGTGCTCGTCGCGGAAGGTGAAGAAGAGATCGGCTCGCCCCACTTTCCGCAAGTGGTGCGCCGGCCCGAAGTGCTGGCCGCGCTCAAGCATGTGGAAGGCATCTTCATGCCCAGCGCGTCGCAAGCTCCCGACGGCAGCGTCACGCTGACCTTGGGCGCGAAGGGCGTGATCGAGTGCGAGCTCACCTCGAGCGGCGAGCTGTGGGGACGCGGTCCGGCGAAAGACATCCACTCCAGCCTGAAGGCGCGCGTCGACAGCCCGGCGTGGCACCTGGTGAAAGCGCTCTCGACCTTGGTCTCCGAAGACGGCAACGACCCGGCCATCGCTGGATTTGCCGATAAAGCCCGGCCGCTCAGCGCCGCGGAGAAGCAGATGATCGCCGTCGCCGCCAAGCGGATGAATGAAGAGGTCGCGAAGAAATCCCTGGGCGTGAAGCATTGGATCCACGACGTGAGTTTCCAGGAATCGCTGGAGATGCTGATGTCGCGTCCCACCGTGAACATCGAGGGATTGGTCGGCGGCTACACCGGCCCCGGCGGCAAGACCATCCTGCCGCACCAAGCGGTCGCCAAGCTGGATTTGCGTCTGGTTCCCGACATGAAGGCGAGCGAGGCGCTCGCCGCGCTCAAGGCGCACCTGGTCAAGCATGGTTATGGCGACATCAACGTGAACATGACCGGCGGCTACGACCCAAATTCCACTCCTGCCGACGCGAAGATCATCAAGGTGCAGGAGCGGGTATACAAACGCGCGGGCATCGACCCTATCCTGCTGCCGCGTAACGCCGGCTCGTGGCCGGGATACGTCTTTACCGGAGAGCCGTTGCACCTCGGTGCCGGACACTTCGGATTGGGCCACGGCTCCGGCGCGCACGCGCCCGACGAGTACTACGTCATCGAATCGTCGAATCCGAAGGTGCAGGGCATCGACGGTGCGGTACGTTCGTATGTTGAATTCCTCTACGAGCTGGCGGCTTGA